Proteins from one Staphylococcus sp. IVB6214 genomic window:
- the asnS gene encoding asparagine--tRNA ligase, giving the protein MKTTIKEAKNYIGQEVTIGAWLANKRSSGKIAFLQLRDGTGFMQGVVVKSEVGEDLFKTAKSLTQESSIYITGEITEDQRSDLGYEMQVKAIEVIHEAHDYPITPKSHGTEFLMDHRHLWLRSKKQHAVMKIRNEIIRATYEFFNENGFTKIDPPILTASAPEGTSELFHTKYFDEDAFLSQSGQLYMEAAAMAHGKVFSFGPTFRAEKSKTRRHLIEFWMIEPEMAFTNHDESLKVQEAYVAFVVQSVLKNCKLELKVLERDTSKLEKVVAPFPRITYDDAIKFLHEAGFDDIEWGDDFGAPHETAIANHYDLPVFIVNYPTKIKPFYMQPNPDNEDTVFCADLIAPEGYGEIIGGSERINDIELLESRIDAHNLDPESYQYYLDLRKYGSVPHSGFGLGLERTVAWISGVEHVRETSPFPRLLNRLYP; this is encoded by the coding sequence ATGAAAACAACAATTAAAGAAGCAAAAAATTATATCGGACAAGAAGTAACAATTGGCGCTTGGCTTGCTAATAAGCGTTCAAGTGGTAAAATTGCATTTTTACAACTGCGTGATGGTACTGGTTTTATGCAAGGCGTTGTTGTCAAATCAGAAGTCGGTGAAGACCTCTTCAAAACGGCTAAATCGCTCACACAAGAATCTTCTATCTATATCACAGGTGAAATTACCGAAGATCAACGTTCTGACTTAGGATATGAAATGCAAGTGAAAGCAATCGAAGTGATTCATGAAGCGCATGATTATCCAATTACACCAAAAAGTCACGGTACCGAATTTTTAATGGATCACCGTCACTTATGGTTACGTTCAAAAAAACAACATGCAGTGATGAAAATTCGTAACGAAATTATCCGTGCGACATATGAATTCTTTAATGAAAATGGATTTACAAAAATTGATCCGCCAATTTTAACTGCAAGCGCACCGGAAGGAACAAGTGAATTGTTCCATACGAAATATTTTGATGAAGATGCTTTCCTTTCTCAAAGTGGACAATTATATATGGAAGCTGCAGCAATGGCACACGGTAAAGTATTCTCATTCGGTCCAACTTTCCGTGCTGAAAAATCAAAAACACGTCGTCATTTGATTGAATTCTGGATGATTGAACCAGAGATGGCATTTACAAATCATGACGAAAGTTTAAAAGTTCAAGAAGCATATGTTGCATTTGTCGTTCAATCCGTTCTTAAAAACTGTAAATTAGAATTAAAAGTTTTAGAGCGTGATACATCAAAATTAGAAAAAGTCGTTGCACCATTCCCACGTATTACGTATGATGATGCAATTAAGTTCTTACATGAAGCTGGTTTTGATGATATTGAGTGGGGGGATGATTTTGGTGCACCTCATGAAACTGCCATTGCAAATCACTATGATTTACCAGTATTTATCGTGAATTACCCAACAAAAATTAAACCTTTCTATATGCAACCAAATCCTGATAATGAAGATACAGTATTTTGTGCAGACTTAATTGCACCTGAAGGTTACGGTGAAATCATTGGTGGTTCTGAGCGTATCAACGATATAGAATTGTTAGAATCCCGTATTGATGCACATAACTTAGACCCAGAAAGTTATCAATATTATTTAGATTTACGCAAATATGGCAGCGTTCCGCATAGTGGTTTTGGATTAGGCCTAGAGCGTACTGTCGCATGGATTTCAGGTGTTGAACATGTTCGTGAAACTTCACCATTCCCACGTTTGCTTAACCGTTTATACCCATAA
- a CDS encoding helicase C-terminal domain-containing protein, with translation MKSPRYAVIDLETTGNQPHIDDIIQIGIVFIEHHSIVDTYHTMIKTDKEIPIFIQALTSIENNMLTQAPYFHEIAEELFEKLQGCIFVAHNVNFDLNFLKNAFEQCHISYNPRRVIDTLELFKIAFPTAKSYQLSELAQSLNIPLTQAHRADEDAETTAKIMIRAFHHFESLPIETKKQLFHLSKDLKFNLQDYFFELVRQHHNTQVLSPLLEQFEHIHYKPVSLFEKSHIEFDGDLNALYQKVITQAGYQYREDQRYLTEVIYHQLMHNENALIEAETGSGKSLAYLIAAVMYYIETGEHVMISTNTKLLQYQLIQQDIPLINQALNTQLNACMIKSKKDYISLGLVQQIIKDQTNNYEVNLLKMQLLVWLIETHTGDIHELNLRGGVKMYMDQKIETYVPVRKDIEYYYQLRMQAPHIQIGITNHAHLLKASGENVIYQLFDHCIIDEAHRLPDYALDCVVHEVGYADIKYQLGLIGKTENEKLLSQVDQLEQLRVQQKINIAPMNVFAIKQDINEIHEMNDALFERLFTQIRPEQLHNDESSKRYDIYDLSTESLLTDIQQLTKKIHLTLLHFETIKHKTIKTLRKQLLNIVAQLKPFEEGIKQGKVFYVSLKNLDQKATIRLHIKQNDVKTILTEKLLLQFKSLTFISGTLTFNQSFTAFEGWFKEDTEFNRYQIHTEPVNYPNGYIFIPNDIEDYHYQNYDAYIQTIVEYISRYVSTTQGKCLILFTSYQMMYTVMEYLNDITLFDEYVILAQQQSQNQKIVQQFNHFDKAILLGTSSFFEGFDYQAQGVKCVMIVKLPFMNQHATKPLLLKDEFTNIFKDYILPDAVTRFRQGLGRLLRNEHDKGIIVSFDNRLINSRFKSFFQKTIQPYHQQIGDIDAFEKRLKQLGHMEVEQKN, from the coding sequence ATGAAATCACCAAGATATGCGGTCATTGATCTAGAAACGACAGGTAATCAACCACATATAGATGATATTATTCAGATCGGTATCGTATTTATTGAACACCATTCGATTGTGGATACTTACCATACAATGATTAAAACAGACAAAGAAATCCCAATATTTATCCAAGCACTGACATCTATTGAAAATAATATGCTTACACAAGCACCTTATTTTCATGAAATAGCAGAAGAATTATTCGAAAAATTGCAAGGGTGTATTTTCGTTGCACACAATGTGAATTTTGATTTGAATTTCTTAAAAAATGCATTTGAACAATGTCATATCTCATACAACCCGAGACGTGTGATTGACACTTTAGAACTATTCAAAATTGCATTTCCAACAGCGAAAAGTTACCAGTTAAGTGAACTAGCACAATCTTTAAACATTCCGTTGACGCAAGCACATCGAGCAGATGAAGATGCAGAAACGACAGCGAAAATCATGATACGTGCCTTTCATCACTTTGAAAGCTTACCAATCGAAACAAAAAAGCAATTGTTTCACCTGAGTAAAGACCTAAAATTCAACTTACAAGATTATTTCTTTGAGCTTGTAAGACAACATCATAACACTCAAGTGTTGTCACCGTTATTGGAACAATTTGAACACATACACTATAAGCCTGTATCTCTTTTTGAGAAATCACATATTGAATTTGATGGTGATTTGAATGCACTCTATCAAAAAGTGATTACACAAGCTGGTTATCAATATCGTGAAGATCAACGTTATTTGACAGAAGTGATTTATCATCAACTCATGCATAATGAAAATGCATTGATTGAAGCTGAGACAGGAAGTGGCAAGTCTCTCGCATATCTTATTGCAGCCGTGATGTATTATATCGAAACTGGCGAGCATGTGATGATTTCAACAAATACAAAGCTATTACAATATCAATTAATCCAACAGGACATTCCATTAATCAATCAAGCATTAAATACACAGTTGAATGCCTGTATGATCAAAAGTAAAAAGGACTATATTTCATTAGGACTCGTACAACAAATCATTAAAGATCAAACGAATAACTATGAAGTTAATTTACTTAAAATGCAATTGCTCGTTTGGTTAATTGAAACGCATACTGGAGACATTCATGAGTTGAATTTACGTGGTGGCGTAAAAATGTATATGGACCAAAAGATCGAGACATATGTTCCTGTACGAAAAGATATCGAGTATTACTACCAACTGAGAATGCAAGCACCCCATATTCAGATAGGTATTACAAATCATGCACACTTGTTAAAAGCATCTGGAGAAAATGTGATTTACCAATTATTCGATCACTGCATCATTGACGAAGCACATCGTTTACCTGACTATGCCTTAGATTGTGTTGTTCACGAAGTCGGATATGCAGATATTAAATATCAACTAGGATTAATTGGAAAAACAGAAAATGAAAAGTTATTATCTCAAGTTGATCAATTGGAACAATTAAGAGTCCAGCAAAAAATAAACATTGCACCGATGAATGTATTTGCAATCAAACAAGATATCAATGAAATACACGAGATGAATGATGCACTTTTTGAACGATTGTTCACACAGATTCGACCAGAACAATTACATAATGATGAGTCATCAAAACGATATGACATCTATGATTTATCAACAGAGTCACTGTTAACCGACATTCAACAACTGACGAAAAAAATACATCTCACACTTCTTCATTTTGAAACAATTAAACATAAAACAATCAAAACGCTACGCAAGCAATTGTTAAATATTGTTGCACAGTTAAAACCATTTGAAGAAGGGATTAAACAAGGAAAAGTATTTTATGTATCTCTTAAAAATTTAGACCAAAAAGCAACCATTCGACTGCATATCAAACAAAATGATGTGAAAACGATATTGACTGAAAAGTTACTGTTACAGTTTAAATCGCTCACCTTCATTTCCGGTACCTTGACATTTAATCAATCATTTACTGCATTTGAAGGTTGGTTTAAAGAAGATACTGAATTTAATCGTTATCAGATTCACACTGAACCAGTGAACTATCCGAATGGCTATATCTTTATTCCAAATGATATTGAAGATTATCATTATCAAAATTATGATGCATATATTCAAACGATTGTAGAATATATATCACGCTACGTCTCAACAACACAGGGAAAATGTTTAATATTATTTACAAGTTATCAAATGATGTATACTGTCATGGAATATTTAAATGACATCACACTCTTCGATGAATATGTGATTCTTGCACAGCAACAAAGTCAAAATCAAAAAATCGTTCAGCAGTTCAATCATTTTGATAAAGCAATCTTATTAGGAACAAGTAGCTTTTTTGAAGGCTTTGACTACCAAGCGCAAGGCGTCAAATGTGTCATGATTGTAAAACTGCCGTTCATGAATCAACATGCGACAAAACCTTTATTGTTAAAAGATGAATTCACTAATATTTTCAAAGATTATATTTTACCAGATGCTGTTACACGTTTCAGACAAGGTCTTGGTCGATTGTTAAGAAATGAGCATGATAAAGGAATCATTGTCTCTTTTGACAACCGCTTAATCAACAGTCGTTTTAAATCATTCTTCCAGAAAACGATTCAACCGTATCATCAACAAATTGGTGATATCGATGCATTTGAAAAGCGTTTAAAACAACTTGGACATATGGAAGTTGAACAGAAAAACTGA
- a CDS encoding biotin--[acetyl-CoA-carboxylase] ligase, whose product MSKYRDQILKLLTEAQPQYVSGQTIANQLNISRMTVKKVIDQLKSEHVSIDSVHNKGHRLNDYPTVWHKGILQGLLKNQSLIETIETYESVTSTQDIAKHLLIDHSESMLILSNEQTAGKGRFKRPWQSAKGKGVWMTLVLRPNIPFSMLTTFNLFISLAICHTIQQYTDETVSIKWPNDIYIGNRKVCGFLTEMVANADGIEAVICGIGINVNQQSDDFDTSVPLQATSIRQHRETDVERYTFMRDLIMQIERRYQQFLTEPFNTIKDEYIAVSNIWNRRLRFTEGEKQFYGEVIRIDDDGFLYVLDEQGDVHRLMSADIELP is encoded by the coding sequence ATGTCGAAATATCGTGATCAAATTTTAAAATTGTTAACTGAAGCACAACCACAATATGTATCAGGACAAACAATAGCCAATCAATTAAATATTTCACGTATGACAGTGAAGAAAGTCATTGATCAACTAAAGTCAGAACATGTCTCGATAGACTCCGTTCATAATAAAGGTCATCGGTTAAATGATTATCCAACTGTCTGGCATAAAGGGATTCTCCAAGGTTTATTGAAAAATCAGTCACTCATTGAAACGATTGAAACATACGAGTCAGTCACATCAACACAAGATATTGCGAAACATTTGCTCATTGATCATTCTGAAAGTATGCTGATATTAAGCAATGAGCAAACTGCTGGAAAAGGGCGATTCAAACGCCCATGGCAATCAGCAAAAGGAAAAGGCGTTTGGATGACACTTGTGTTACGTCCAAACATTCCTTTTTCTATGTTAACAACATTTAATTTGTTTATTTCACTCGCAATTTGCCATACGATCCAACAATATACAGATGAGACGGTTTCGATTAAATGGCCGAATGACATCTATATCGGCAATCGAAAAGTGTGTGGGTTTTTAACTGAAATGGTTGCGAACGCAGATGGGATTGAAGCTGTCATCTGTGGCATTGGCATTAATGTCAATCAACAATCCGACGACTTTGATACATCTGTGCCACTTCAAGCAACAAGTATTCGTCAACACCGAGAAACAGATGTAGAACGTTATACATTTATGCGGGATTTAATCATGCAAATCGAACGTCGATACCAACAGTTTTTGACAGAACCGTTTAACACAATTAAAGATGAATATATTGCTGTATCTAATATATGGAACCGACGATTGCGTTTTACAGAAGGTGAGAAACAATTTTACGGAGAGGTTATTCGTATAGATGACGACGGCTTTTTATATGTATTAGATGAGCAAGGCGATGTCCACCGTCTTATGAGTGCGGATATCGAACTACCATAG
- a CDS encoding CCA tRNA nucleotidyltransferase, producing the protein MQDKEIFVTAFPVMQQLVNHGYEAYFVGGSVRDYLMKRPINDIDITTNATPDEVEALFDHTIPIGKAHGTINVVWQGSNYEITTFRTEGDYTDHRRPSEVYFVRDLYQDVERRDFTINAIAMDQHFHIIDHFDGYKDIEAKIIRTVGDPHARFEEDALRILRGIRFKSQLGFTIASETYDAMLKRTPDITHLAIERIMVELEKLLSGQYVSHTFEMLQDLNIWKYMPFFKEIDMNHIHVTNPVTLAQFLAIVMYQTNGQTGSLKQLKRSNDEVKHAEQLCRAMKLAPSLNTKAALRQFVYDFGQTLCIELFTMQSLLKMNGIPQVSPLIFNTQTISDTWQSLAIQERQQLAVNGKVLMTAFNRKSGPWLKEALRCAECAVVQQKVLNHEQEIIEWVKVHVEIS; encoded by the coding sequence ATGCAAGATAAAGAAATTTTTGTGACAGCTTTTCCCGTCATGCAACAACTCGTCAATCATGGTTATGAAGCATATTTTGTCGGTGGTTCTGTGCGAGATTATTTAATGAAACGTCCAATCAATGATATCGATATAACGACGAATGCGACACCGGATGAAGTAGAAGCCCTTTTCGACCATACAATTCCGATTGGAAAAGCACATGGCACGATTAATGTCGTTTGGCAAGGTAGCAACTATGAAATCACCACTTTTCGTACTGAAGGAGATTACACCGATCACCGTCGTCCAAGCGAAGTATACTTTGTACGTGATTTATACCAAGATGTTGAACGACGTGACTTTACGATTAACGCTATTGCGATGGATCAACACTTTCATATAATTGATCACTTTGACGGATATAAGGATATTGAAGCAAAAATCATTCGTACAGTAGGTGATCCGCACGCACGTTTTGAAGAAGATGCTCTGCGTATCTTGAGAGGCATCCGTTTCAAATCACAACTCGGCTTTACAATTGCATCTGAAACATACGATGCAATGTTAAAACGCACACCTGATATTACACATCTTGCAATTGAACGTATCATGGTAGAGTTAGAGAAACTATTGAGTGGTCAATATGTCTCACATACGTTTGAGATGTTACAAGATTTGAACATATGGAAATATATGCCTTTCTTCAAAGAGATAGATATGAACCATATTCACGTTACAAACCCTGTAACATTAGCCCAGTTTTTAGCAATTGTTATGTATCAAACAAATGGGCAAACCGGTAGTTTAAAACAATTAAAGCGAAGCAATGATGAAGTCAAACATGCTGAACAATTATGTCGTGCGATGAAGCTCGCACCATCATTAAATACAAAAGCAGCATTGCGTCAATTTGTCTATGATTTTGGACAAACACTATGTATTGAATTGTTCACAATGCAATCTCTACTGAAAATGAATGGTATCCCACAAGTGTCACCATTGATTTTCAATACACAGACAATCTCAGACACTTGGCAGTCGCTTGCAATTCAGGAGCGACAACAATTAGCAGTCAATGGTAAAGTCCTTATGACTGCATTTAATCGAAAATCAGGTCCATGGCTAAAAGAAGCTTTGCGTTGTGCTGAATGTGCCGTCGTACAACAAAAGGTTCTTAATCATGAACAAGAAATTATTGAATGGGTGAAAGTACATGTCGAAATATCGTGA
- the bshA gene encoding N-acetyl-alpha-D-glucosaminyl L-malate synthase BshA: protein MKIGITCYPSIGGSGVIATELGILMAERGHEVHFITSNMPFRLNKPIPNITFHQVDVNQYAVFQYPPYDISLSTKIANVINEYDLDVLHMHYAIPHAICGILARQMSGKDIKIMTTLHGTDITVLGYDHALRNAIKFGIEQSDVVTSVSQSLKEETYDIIKPNKDIVPIYNFVRETEFPTGYQPELKASYGIAEDEKVIIHVSNFRKVKRIDTIIDTFKLIRQNIKSKLLLIGDGPELLDMREKVRELKLQDDVLFLGKQDCVSNFYQISDLVLLMSEKESFGLTLLEAMTTGVVPIGTYAGGIKEVIKHGDTGYLVDIGDSRHAAEYALKLLSDSQLYTQMQHRMLKDVRERFHSTIIADQYEAQYRQMIGESNDAR from the coding sequence ATGAAAATAGGAATAACGTGTTATCCTTCTATCGGTGGGTCTGGTGTGATAGCGACCGAACTCGGAATATTGATGGCAGAACGTGGTCATGAAGTACACTTTATCACATCTAATATGCCTTTCAGACTAAATAAACCGATTCCTAATATTACGTTTCACCAAGTCGATGTGAATCAATATGCCGTCTTTCAATATCCACCCTATGACATTTCTTTGAGTACAAAAATTGCGAATGTGATTAACGAATATGATTTGGATGTGTTACATATGCATTATGCAATCCCACATGCAATATGTGGCATTCTCGCACGTCAAATGTCTGGTAAAGATATTAAAATTATGACAACACTTCACGGTACAGATATCACTGTCCTTGGTTACGACCATGCTTTGCGTAACGCAATAAAGTTTGGTATTGAACAAAGTGATGTTGTGACAAGTGTAAGTCAATCACTGAAAGAAGAAACTTATGACATCATTAAACCAAACAAGGATATTGTGCCAATATATAATTTCGTCCGTGAAACTGAATTTCCAACAGGTTATCAACCTGAACTTAAGGCAAGCTATGGAATTGCAGAAGATGAAAAAGTCATCATTCATGTGTCAAACTTCCGCAAAGTCAAGCGAATAGATACAATTATTGACACATTCAAACTGATTCGCCAAAACATAAAATCAAAACTATTACTGATCGGCGATGGACCAGAACTTCTCGATATGCGTGAAAAAGTCCGTGAACTAAAATTACAAGATGATGTATTGTTTTTAGGTAAGCAAGATTGTGTCAGCAATTTTTATCAAATCTCAGACTTAGTCTTGTTAATGAGTGAAAAAGAAAGTTTTGGACTCACGTTACTTGAAGCGATGACAACAGGAGTCGTTCCAATTGGTACATACGCAGGTGGTATAAAAGAAGTCATCAAGCATGGTGACACTGGTTATTTAGTCGATATAGGGGATAGCCGACACGCTGCAGAATATGCACTAAAGTTATTGTCAGACTCACAGCTATACACTCAAATGCAGCATCGTATGTTAAAAGATGTTCGAGAACGTTTTCACTCGACTATTATTGCTGATCAATATGAAGCGCAGTACCGTCAAATGATTGGAGAGTCCAACGATGCAAGATAA
- a CDS encoding nucleotide pyrophosphohydrolase — MTKSMHEMQQEVDAYISQFKAGYFSPLANLARMTEEVGELAREINHYYGEKRKKESEETNTIEAELGDNLFVLLCIANSLNIDMTESFNQTMHKFNTRDKDRFERK; from the coding sequence ATGACAAAATCTATGCACGAGATGCAACAAGAAGTAGATGCTTATATTTCACAATTTAAAGCAGGGTATTTCTCACCACTCGCTAATCTAGCACGCATGACGGAAGAAGTAGGTGAACTTGCGCGTGAAATCAATCATTATTACGGAGAAAAACGTAAAAAAGAGAGTGAAGAAACAAATACAATCGAAGCAGAACTGGGTGACAATTTATTCGTATTACTTTGTATTGCGAACTCACTCAATATTGATATGACAGAAAGTTTTAATCAGACGATGCACAAGTTTAATACACGTGATAAAGATCGTTTTGAGAGAAAATAA
- a CDS encoding zinc metallopeptidase, whose translation MSLVSMIVYFAILMVLPMYAQHSVKSNYEKYSKVRSTSGKTGREVALEILHANGINDVDVQRGNGFLTDHYDPRKKVVVLSPANYDRPSVAGTAIAAHEVGHAIQHYEGYFFLRFRTALVPVANLGSSLSYIFIMMGIVLTTMNSAFGTSALWIGIFLMAFAVLFSIVTLPVEFDASKRAMTQIKKMQIVNENEYKHAGRVLRAAAMTYVAATAVAVAELLRFILIARSQE comes from the coding sequence ATGTCTTTAGTATCAATGATTGTATATTTTGCCATCTTGATGGTACTTCCAATGTACGCACAACACAGTGTAAAATCCAATTATGAAAAATATTCAAAAGTAAGATCAACAAGTGGCAAAACAGGGAGAGAAGTGGCATTAGAAATATTACATGCCAATGGGATAAATGACGTTGATGTCCAACGAGGCAATGGCTTTTTGACAGATCATTATGATCCAAGAAAGAAGGTTGTCGTTTTATCACCAGCAAACTATGACCGCCCAAGTGTAGCCGGAACTGCGATTGCAGCGCACGAAGTAGGACATGCAATTCAACATTATGAAGGATATTTCTTCTTACGCTTCCGCACAGCACTGGTTCCTGTGGCTAACTTAGGTAGTTCATTATCATATATCTTTATTATGATGGGAATTGTTTTAACTACAATGAATAGTGCTTTTGGAACATCCGCATTATGGATCGGTATTTTCTTAATGGCGTTCGCCGTGCTGTTCTCAATTGTGACATTACCAGTTGAGTTTGATGCAAGTAAACGCGCCATGACCCAAATTAAGAAGATGCAAATCGTTAATGAAAATGAATACAAACATGCAGGCCGTGTTTTAAGAGCGGCAGCAATGACATATGTGGCAGCAACCGCTGTTGCAGTGGCAGAGTTATTACGCTTTATCTTAATTGCACGTTCTCAAGAATAG
- a CDS encoding DUF1405 domain-containing protein, with product MSHKELMHAFLYDRPFLYFLLFCNVLGTIYGYIWYEGQLSQTSWYFWPFVPDSPTATLFLSISILLFLLNKQSAIVDTLAFVTLFKYGVWAVIMNLMLFYEDNTIYIVGVMLIMSHGIMAIQALIFIPRFRFTLVSLSVALIWVIHNDVIDYVFHQYPVYGSLDRYESLIGYIAFWLSMIPLLYVISKIKRRTSK from the coding sequence ATGTCTCATAAAGAACTCATGCACGCTTTTTTGTATGATAGGCCATTTCTTTACTTTTTACTTTTCTGCAACGTATTAGGGACGATATATGGTTATATATGGTATGAAGGTCAACTATCACAAACATCGTGGTATTTTTGGCCGTTCGTACCTGACAGTCCAACAGCAACCCTTTTCTTATCAATCAGTATCTTGTTGTTTCTGTTGAATAAACAATCAGCTATTGTTGATACACTCGCCTTTGTAACACTATTCAAATATGGCGTTTGGGCTGTCATCATGAATCTCATGCTTTTTTATGAAGACAACACCATCTATATCGTAGGGGTCATGCTTATCATGTCACATGGCATCATGGCGATTCAAGCACTCATATTCATACCAAGATTTCGTTTTACACTTGTGAGTCTCTCAGTTGCACTCATATGGGTTATTCATAACGATGTCATCGACTATGTATTTCACCAATACCCTGTATATGGATCCTTAGATCGATACGAGAGTCTCATTGGTTATATCGCATTTTGGCTATCGATGATACCGCTCCTTTACGTTATTTCAAAAATTAAGCGCCGCACAAGTAAATAG
- a CDS encoding YpiB family protein, translating to MKNVSAIYNYNALSDTPLYVAKQQFIAYLLSHYTFKSRISVWLLNYIRANRQLLDHIRFVDQVIENHPTLTLSTSESEAHAIRYDDDTFHLINTNQIFHVVLASNKTIDIKLHFDHQMTRDAHLDHILLHQLLQQSNHADYMRDLYHIELSQATEQGLLTMLSSQIDMSLTMQDAEAFYHFTRLRNTIKLRRLSQ from the coding sequence ATGAAGAACGTGAGCGCTATTTATAATTATAATGCCTTATCTGATACACCTTTATATGTAGCAAAGCAACAGTTTATCGCATATTTACTATCACACTATACATTCAAATCACGCATTAGTGTTTGGTTGCTTAATTATATCAGGGCAAATAGACAACTTCTCGATCATATTCGCTTTGTCGATCAAGTCATTGAAAATCATCCGACTTTAACACTCAGCACATCAGAATCTGAAGCGCATGCCATTCGTTATGATGATGACACATTTCATCTCATTAATACGAATCAAATTTTTCATGTCGTCCTTGCGTCAAACAAAACAATCGACATCAAACTTCATTTCGATCACCAAATGACAAGAGATGCACACCTTGATCACATCTTGTTACATCAGTTACTACAACAATCTAATCATGCAGACTACATGCGTGATTTATATCATATTGAACTTTCGCAAGCGACCGAGCAGGGTTTATTAACAATGCTTTCATCACAAATTGATATGAGTCTCACAATGCAAGATGCAGAAGCATTCTATCATTTCACACGTTTGCGTAATACGATAAAATTGCGTCGACTTTCTCAATAA
- a CDS encoding tetratricopeptide repeat protein — translation MQDIYKLIDDINSQKLEDINSRVEQAIQSDHDEALFLLGETLYRFGLMPQGLDVFRALYMKYPDEADVLIYFIEGLISENHTDEALEYLNDVELTPERLMLEADLYQQINMTDVAIDKVQQAIDMQPSDPILHFAIAELFYYDGQYLRASREYDTVLEAGEHMVNGVNLFSRLADSSLQSGNYSDALQWFEEIHEQEMTSEDYFKKAIAFDKNDLTQEAIKIIRTLLQKDPDYMQAYFYLQQLYENEKAYEDAIEIGTKGLRLNQFYKELMYTTGALQVEHGDAEVGVSLLKQALEVDPAYQEPLMLLADYYRNEEDNEGLISLIQYTEEDDMDPQFMWQIAYALGEEERDKEAQHFYALAHETLHSNIDFLGDYYHYVVEIGDTTTREKLLDRLIELEPNNTQWHEERERYL, via the coding sequence ATGCAAGACATCTATAAGTTAATCGACGACATCAATAGTCAGAAATTAGAAGATATTAATAGTCGTGTAGAACAAGCGATTCAATCAGACCATGATGAAGCTTTATTCCTTCTCGGTGAAACATTATACCGTTTCGGACTTATGCCGCAGGGACTGGATGTTTTTAGAGCACTCTATATGAAATATCCAGATGAAGCAGACGTACTCATTTATTTTATTGAAGGTTTGATTTCTGAAAATCATACCGATGAAGCTTTAGAATATTTAAATGATGTGGAATTAACTCCTGAACGTTTAATGTTAGAAGCAGACTTATATCAACAAATCAATATGACAGATGTTGCGATTGATAAAGTACAACAAGCGATTGATATGCAACCTTCAGATCCGATATTGCACTTTGCAATTGCAGAATTATTTTATTATGACGGTCAATATCTTCGTGCATCACGTGAATATGATACAGTTCTTGAAGCAGGGGAACACATGGTTAATGGTGTGAATCTTTTCTCACGCCTTGCTGACAGCAGTTTACAAAGTGGGAACTATTCAGATGCCTTACAATGGTTTGAAGAAATTCATGAACAAGAAATGACTTCGGAAGATTATTTCAAAAAAGCAATTGCATTTGATAAAAATGATTTAACACAAGAAGCTATTAAAATCATACGTACATTATTACAAAAAGATCCTGATTATATGCAAGCGTATTTTTACTTACAACAACTGTACGAAAATGAAAAAGCATATGAAGATGCAATTGAAATCGGGACAAAAGGATTACGCCTTAACCAATTTTATAAAGAGTTGATGTATACGACAGGTGCATTACAAGTCGAACATGGTGACGCAGAAGTTGGGGTGTCATTATTAAAGCAAGCACTAGAAGTGGACCCTGCTTATCAAGAACCATTGATGTTACTGGCAGACTATTATCGCAACGAAGAAGATAATGAAGGACTTATCTCATTGATTCAATATACTGAAGAAGATGATATGGATCCACAATTCATGTGGCAAATCGCCTATGCACTTGGAGAAGAAGAACGCGATAAAGAGGCACAACATTTCTATGCACTTGCACATGAAACGCTGCACAGCAACATTGATTTTCTCGGCGACTATTATCACTATGTCGTTGAGATTGGTGATACAACAACACGAGAGAAACTTTTAGATCGACTTATCGAATTAGAACCAAACAATACGCAGTGGCATGAAGAACGTGAGCGCTATTTATAA